The nucleotide sequence CGGCGCGAACGGCTTGATCCTCGGGCAAGGCTCGGGGATCAACGGTGCCGAGCGTCCGAGAGAAGCGAAGGTCGATCCGGCCCGTCCCGTTCGAGTCGGGAGGCGGATCGCGGCGCGGCCGAAGCCCGACACGCGAGTCGGCAGCCGGCGCGAACGAGAGGCTCCAGGGGCCGGGAATGTCGAAACGGGACTATTACGAGGTCTTGGGCGTCGCGAAGACGGCCTCGGAGAGCGAGCTGAAGGTCGCCTTCCGCAAGCTGGCCATGGTGCATCATCCGGACCGCAATCCCGGCGACAAGGAAGCCGAGATCAAGTTCAAGGAAGTCAACGAGGCCTATCAGTGCCTCTCCGACGGCCAGAAGCGCGCGGCCTACGACCGCTTCGGCCACGCCGCCTTCAGCCAGGGCGGCGCGGGCGGCCCCGGATTCGGCAACGAGTTCGGCGACTTCATGTCGGACATCTTCGAGAACTTCTTCGGGGATGGTCGCGGCGCACCGGGCGGCGGACGCGGGCGCGGCGGTGCGCCCGGCCGCGAGCGCGGGGCGGACCTGCGCTACAACCTCGAGATCAGCCTCGAAGAGGCGTTTGCCGGCAAGACCGAGACCATCCGGATCCCGACCTCGATCGCCTGTGAGACCTGCTCGGGCACGGGGGCCAAGGCTGGATCGAAGGCGCGCACCTGCTCGACCTGCGGCGGCTACGGCCGGGTGCGGGCAGCGCAGGGCTTCTTCGCCATCGAGCGGACCTGCCCGAACTGCCACGGGCGCGGCGAGGTGGTGGACGATCCCTGTCCGTCCTGCTCCGGCGCCGGCCGGGTCAACCGCGAGCGCACGCTCTCGATCAACGTGCCGGCGGGTGTCGATGACGGCCTGCGCATCCGGCTCGCGGGCGAGGGCGAGAGCGGCCTGCGCGGCGGACCGTCGGGCGACCTCTACGTCTTCCTCTCGATCAAGCCACACCCCTTCTTCCAGCGCGACGGGGCCGACCTGTTCTGCCGCGTGCCGATCTCGATGGTGACGGCGGCGCTCTCGGGCGAGATCACCGTGCCGGTGATCGACGGCTCGCAGACGCAGGTCCGCATCCCGGCCGGCACGCAGACCGCCAAGCAGTTCCGCATCAAGGGCAAGGGCATGCCGGTGCTGCGCTCGCGCGAGGTCGGCGACCTCTACATCCAGGTCTCGGTGGAGACGCCGCAGAACCTGACCAAGCGCCAGCGCGAGCTGCTGCAGGAGTTCGACCAGAGCGCCTCGGACGAGAATCACCCCGAGAGCGCCGGGTTCTTCTCCAAGGTGCGTGACTTCTTCGTGAGCGGTTCCACGCGGGCGTGATCCGCGACGCCCCTCCGGGATCAAACCGGGGGCACCACTGGTTATGATCGCGGCTCATCGCTGCGATCATGCACCCGATGCCGGTCGCGAAGCTTGACTGCCTGCGGGTTTTCGTCGTCTAGCCTGTGCCAACCATGATGAGCCGAGGACCTTCGGACGTGCCGCCGCTTCGCCGTTCCAGTGCCCGCGCCGTCGCCGCCGCACGCGTCATCCGTGAGCGCAAGGATCCGCTGGAGGACGAGGCGCGCTTCCTGCGCTCCTGGTTCGAGCGCCCGCTCGTCACCGGCGCCGTGACGCCCTCGGGCCGGATGCTCGCGCGCACCATGGCCTCCTACGCCGACCCGAACGTCGCCGGCCCCGTGATTGAGCTGGGACCCGGCACCGGCCCCGTGACCGAGGCACTGATCCGCCGCGGCTTCGATCAGGACCGCCTCGTCCTCGTCGAGTTCAATCCTGATTTCTGCACGCTGCTGCGCCGTCGCTTTCCCGGCGTGACGGTGATCGGCGGCGACGCCTACCGGATTCGCGAGACCCTGCGCGACCGGCTCGACGGCCTTTGCGCCGCTACGATCTCCAGCCTGCCGCTGTTCACCAAGCCGCTGGAGCAGCGCCTCGACCTTCTTCAGGGCGCGCACGACCTGATGCATCCGGGCGCGCCCTTCGTGCAGTTCACCTACGCGGTGGTGCCGCCGATCCCGGCCAAGTGCGAGGCGGGCAGCTACACGGCGAGCCGCTCCAACAAGGTCTGGCTCAACCTGCCCCCGGCCCGCGTCTGGGTGTACCGGCGGCCCGAGCCGAAGGCCGGCAGCGTCTGACGTTCCGGACACGACGCGGGCGAAGGAACGATCTTCCGCGCCCCGTCCGCTGCGACTGGTGGAATTCCGAACCAAACAGACCGTGGATCGAGTCGATCTCCGTCACTACGACGGCAGGAGGCACGAGGCCTTCGCTCTTCGTCATCGAGCGGGCGCGGTCTTGTTTCCCATTGTACGGATTCCGCTCAGTACGCGTTCATCCGCCCGGATCTAGCTTCGCTCTCAAGGCCGCCCTGAACGGCCCGATGAACGGAGGTCACACGATGTCGGAACCATCCTCTACACGTCGCTCCCGTTTCGCACTTGCCGTCCTCGCGCTGATGGCCGGCGGCCTCTTCGGCGGCAGCGCCGCCAACGCCGCCCCGCTGGCGCCGGCTCCGGCCACGGCTCTCGCGTCGGAGGCGACGGTCGAAACGGTGCAGTGGCACCACCATCATTTCGGCCACCGCCATCATCCTCGGCACTGGGGGCATCGCCACCACCACCACGGACACTGGGGCCACCATCGCCGCCATTGGGGCCACCATCACCACGGCTGGGGCCATCGCCACCATCATCGCGGCCATTGGGGTCACCGCCGTCACTGGGGCCACCACCATCACTGGTAGACGCACCGGCTTGAAGGGGTTCGGGTGATGCGAGAGCTTCATCCGAACCGTCTCGGGGACGGTGCACCGTTTTCCCGGAATTCCTGACGTTGCCTCCGACGCGAAGGCGCGTCAGCCGAGACGTTCCACCACCGGCTTGCGGGCAGAAGGTGCCTCCCCACCGATCCGATAGGCATCCCGCAGCACCGTCTCGGCCCGCGCCGCGGCAGCCTCGTCCGCCGCATGGACAAGGCCGATCGGATCGCCCTTCGCCAGCCGGTCGCCGGGCCGTGCGAGGCCGGTGAAGCCGACGCGCGGATCGATCGCGTCCTGCGGCCGAGTGCGGCCGCCGCCGAGGCCGATGACCGCGAGGCCGACGGCGCGCGTCTCGATCCGCTCGACCACGCCCGAGGCTTGCGCTGTCACCGGCCGCACCACCGGCGCCCGCGGCAGATAACGGTCCGATGCCTCCACGAAGTCGGACGGCCCGCCGAGGGCCGCCACCATCCGCGAGAACACCGCGCAGGCCGCTCCCGACTCGAGCGCCGCCGTCAGACGCTCCTCCGCCTCCGCACCACTCGCGGCGAGCCCGCCGATGATCAGCATCTCGGCGGCGAGCGCCAGGGTCACGGTATGGAAACGCGGCTCGCGGACGCGGCCGGTGAGGTAATCGACGGCATAGGCCACCTCGACCGCATTGCCGGCGCTGGAGGCGAGCGGCGCGTCCATATCGGTGACGAGGGCGCGGGTGCGCAGCCCCGCGGCATTGGCCACCGTGACGATGCTCTCGGCCAAGGCCCGCGCTTCCGCCCCGCTCGCCATGAAGGCGCCGGAGCCGGTCTTCACGTCCATGACGAGTCCCTGAAGCCCAGCCGCGAGCTTCTTCGAGAGGATCGAGGCGGTGATGAGATCGAGCGATTCCACCGTTCCGGTCACGTCGCGGATCGCGTAGAGGCGCCGGTCGGCGGGCGCGAGGTCGACGGTCTGGCCGATGATGGCGCAGCCGGCCTCCGCCGTGACCTGCCGAAAGCGGTCGAGGCCGGGCGCCACGTCGTAGCCGGGGATGCTCGCGAGCTTGTCCAGCGTGCCACCGGTATGGCCGAGACCGCGCCCGGAGATCATCGGCACGTAGCCGCCGCAGGCCGCCACCATGGCCGCAAGCGGAAGGCTCACGTTGTCGCCGACGCCGCCGGTCGAGTGTTTGTCGAGGACGGGCCCGGGCAGCTCCCAGGCGAGCACGGTGCCCGAATGGGTCATGGCACGGGTCAGTGCCACGCGCTCGTCGCGGGAAAGGCCGCGGAAGAACACTGCCATCGCAAAGGCCGCGGCCTGCCCCTCCGTCACCTCATCCCGCGTCAGGCCCGCGATGAAGCCGGCGATGTCGGCCTCGGTGAGGGCGCGCCCATCGCGCTTGTCGCGGATGATCTCCTGAGGGAGCCTCACGGCGCGGCCTCCAGGGCGCGCACGAGTTCCGCATGGAGTGCGCTGGCGCCGATCCGGAAGGTGCTCGGGCTCACCCAATCCGGTCCCATGATACGATCGGCGAGGGCGAGATAGGCGCCCGCATCCTCGACCCGGCGCAGGCCGCCGGACACCTTGAGCCCCGCCGGCCGATCGCCGTGCGCGCGAAGCGCCGCCAGCATGATCTCGGCCGCGGGCAGTGTGGCCGAAACCGGCGTCTTGCCGGTGGAAGTCTTGATGAAGTCGGCGCCGGCTTCCAGTGACAGGCGGCTCGCCTGCGCGATCAGAGCCGCGTCATCCAGTTCGCCGGTCTCAAGGATCACCTTGAGGAGCCGGCCGGCACAGGCGTCGCGCACGGCCGCGATCATGGCGCGGGCGCTCTCCGCCTCGCCGCGCATCAGCGCGCGGTAGGGCAGGACCAGATCGATCTCATCGGCGCCGTCGGCGAGGGTGGCGCGGGTGTCCGAAACCGCGCGCTCGATGTCGTCAGCGCCCTCGGGAAAATTGATCACGGTGGCGACTCGCACGCCGCTGCCGCGCAGCGACCGAGCCGACTCCGCGACGAAATCAGGCCAAACGCAGACGGCCGCGACGCCGCTCGCAAGGGCCTTGCCGCAAAGGTCTTCGACGGCGGCGGCGGTGGCGGTGTCGCTCAGATCGGTGAGGTCGAGCAACGGTAGGGCGCGCCGGGCCAGAGCTGCCCTGGCCTGGGCCTCGTTGTGTGGGGAAGGGGGAGCTGAAGCGGTCATCTGCGTTCCCTACGCTTCGGGCAGGCGGCCGGCGAAAGCCGCGGCGAGGCGGGCGAGATCCGCCCCGGCCTGGGCCGCGACCGCCTTGGTCTCGGCATGGTGCGGGTCGCCGCCCGCGATTCCCGCCGCGAGGTTGGTCACCACCGAGACCGCGGCCACGGGCAGGCCGAGGAAGCGGGCGAGGATGGTCTCGGGTACGGTGGACATGCCGACGAGGTCGGCGCCGAGGATGCCGGCCATGCGCACCTCGGCGGGCGTCTCGAAGCTCGGACCAGAGAACCACGCATAGACCCCGGTCGCGAGCGGAAGACCGATGTCTTCGGCCGCCGCGCCGAGAGCGGCGCGCAGGCCGGCATCGTAGGCCTCCGTCATCGGCACGAAGCGGGCGTCGCTCGCCTCGCCGATCAGCGGGTTGAAGCCCGACAGGTTGATGTGGTCGGACAGCATCACGAGGCGGCCGGGGCCGACCTCCGGACGCAGCGAGCCGGCGGCGTTGGTGAGCAGGAGCCGTTTCGCCCCCAGCGCCCGCGCCGCGGCGAGCGGCACCCGCATGGCGGCGGCCTCGCCGCGCTCGTAGGCATGGGCCCGTCCCTCGAACACGAGGACCGGCCGCCCCGCAAGGCGTCCGCGATGCAGCCGGCCGCCATGGCCGGTCACGCCGGGCGCAGGGAACCCGGGAACCGCCGCGTAGGCGAGGCTGCGGCGGTCCTCGACCGCCTCGACCAGGGCGCCGAGCCCGGTCCCGGTGACGATCGCCAGGGCATAGGGGGCGGCAAAGCCCTCCGTCCGCAGATAAGCGACCGCCGCTTCCTCAGGCGCCATGGGCGAGATGCTCCGGGCCGAAGGAGGCGGGCAGCAACTGATCGAGCGTGTAGCGGGCCCGCACGGCCTCGGGACTGCCCGAGAAGATCGGCGTGCCGGGATGTGCGAATTCGCGGATGCGCTGGCGGCAGGCGCCGCATGGGGTGACGGGATCGGGACTGTCGGCCAGGACGAGGATCGCGCGGATCTCCCGGCCGCCGGCCGCGATCATCGTGGCGATGGCGCCGGCCTCAGCGCAGGTGCCGACCGGGTAGGCCGCGTTCTCGACGTTGCAGCCGGCATGGATGCCTCCGGCCTCGTCCAGCAGCGCGGCGCCTACGGCAAAGCCCGAATAGGGCGCGTGAGCCCGCGCGCGCACCGCGGCGGCGGCTTCGAACAGGGCATCGAGATCGGGCTCGGTCACGGACCATTCCGGAGCGGCGTGAGGCGCGTGGTTTCGTTTGACCCGAAGGCGGGGGCCTGTCGAGGGGCAGGCACCGACAGAGCCGCGCGAGACTCTCCTTCTCGCATCATCTCATTCCGAAAGCCGCATTCCACCTTTCGGGGTGATGCTCTAAGGCAATCCGAGCGCGCACGGGCGCGGCACCGGGAGCCCACACAATGCTCGGACGCTACGATCGGGGATCGGCCGGCGGCGAGGCCAAGGTCGAGTACGGTGACGGCACCATGCGCGTGGTCAAGCCCGGCACCTATGTGCGCTGCGCGGTGACCGGCGAGCCGATCCCGCTCGACGCCCTGCGCTACTGGAACGTCGATCGCCAGGAGGCCTACGCCACCCCCGAGGCGGCGATGCAGCGCCTGAAGGAAATCGGCGCGGCCCGTTGAGGGCGCACCCGACTCCTCGCGAATCGGCCTGATCAACCGCGTAGCCGGCACCTCGGTCGCCGTGCCGCTGCGCGGGCCTAGAATGACGTCGGTGATGGCCGGGAAGCCGGCTCCCCCACACGTGAACCGAGTTCCCAGCCAAACGACGCCGGGCGTCAGGCATCCGGGAAGGCCGCCGCGAGCTGACGGCGAAGGCCGGCCTCCTCGACGAACGACAGGGCGACACACAGAACGCTCACGGCAAGACGCATATCGGCCGGAAGACGGACCGCATCCTTCTCCGTCGTGACGAGCCCGGCGCCCTCCTTAGCGGCGAGCGCCGACAGCTTCGCCAGATCGCCCGCGCGGAAGGGATGGTGGTCGGGAAAGGCCCGCTCGGCCACGATCTCCGCTCCCAAGCTCCGCAGCGTTTCGAAGAACTTTTGCGGGCGCCCGATCCCGGCGAAGGCCACGACACGCCGACCGGTCCAATCGGCTCCGTCCTCGGGTCGAAGGATGGCGCGATGAACCGGAAGCCCATGGGCCTCCGCCTCGCTCGCCAAAGCCGCACCGGGCGCGCCGTCGCCGACCAGCACGAGGCCGGCAACGTGCGGCCATTGCCGGGCAAGCGGCGCCCGCAGCGGCCCGGCGGGGAAGGGCAGTCCGTTGCCGATCCCGGCGCCGCCATCGACGACCGCGAGCGAGAGCGTCTTGGTCAGGCTCGGATTCTGCAGGCCGTCATCCATGACGATCACGTCGGCGCCGGCCTCGGCGCAGAGGCAGGCGCCGGCCGG is from Methylorubrum sp. B1-46 and encodes:
- the dnaJ gene encoding molecular chaperone DnaJ produces the protein MSKRDYYEVLGVAKTASESELKVAFRKLAMVHHPDRNPGDKEAEIKFKEVNEAYQCLSDGQKRAAYDRFGHAAFSQGGAGGPGFGNEFGDFMSDIFENFFGDGRGAPGGGRGRGGAPGRERGADLRYNLEISLEEAFAGKTETIRIPTSIACETCSGTGAKAGSKARTCSTCGGYGRVRAAQGFFAIERTCPNCHGRGEVVDDPCPSCSGAGRVNRERTLSINVPAGVDDGLRIRLAGEGESGLRGGPSGDLYVFLSIKPHPFFQRDGADLFCRVPISMVTAALSGEITVPVIDGSQTQVRIPAGTQTAKQFRIKGKGMPVLRSREVGDLYIQVSVETPQNLTKRQRELLQEFDQSASDENHPESAGFFSKVRDFFVSGSTRA
- a CDS encoding class I SAM-dependent methyltransferase, yielding MPPLRRSSARAVAAARVIRERKDPLEDEARFLRSWFERPLVTGAVTPSGRMLARTMASYADPNVAGPVIELGPGTGPVTEALIRRGFDQDRLVLVEFNPDFCTLLRRRFPGVTVIGGDAYRIRETLRDRLDGLCAATISSLPLFTKPLEQRLDLLQGAHDLMHPGAPFVQFTYAVVPPIPAKCEAGSYTASRSNKVWLNLPPARVWVYRRPEPKAGSV
- the deoA gene encoding thymidine phosphorylase → MRLPQEIIRDKRDGRALTEADIAGFIAGLTRDEVTEGQAAAFAMAVFFRGLSRDERVALTRAMTHSGTVLAWELPGPVLDKHSTGGVGDNVSLPLAAMVAACGGYVPMISGRGLGHTGGTLDKLASIPGYDVAPGLDRFRQVTAEAGCAIIGQTVDLAPADRRLYAIRDVTGTVESLDLITASILSKKLAAGLQGLVMDVKTGSGAFMASGAEARALAESIVTVANAAGLRTRALVTDMDAPLASSAGNAVEVAYAVDYLTGRVREPRFHTVTLALAAEMLIIGGLAASGAEAEERLTAALESGAACAVFSRMVAALGGPSDFVEASDRYLPRAPVVRPVTAQASGVVERIETRAVGLAVIGLGGGRTRPQDAIDPRVGFTGLARPGDRLAKGDPIGLVHAADEAAAARAETVLRDAYRIGGEAPSARKPVVERLG
- the deoC gene encoding deoxyribose-phosphate aldolase; the protein is MTASAPPSPHNEAQARAALARRALPLLDLTDLSDTATAAAVEDLCGKALASGVAAVCVWPDFVAESARSLRGSGVRVATVINFPEGADDIERAVSDTRATLADGADEIDLVLPYRALMRGEAESARAMIAAVRDACAGRLLKVILETGELDDAALIAQASRLSLEAGADFIKTSTGKTPVSATLPAAEIMLAALRAHGDRPAGLKVSGGLRRVEDAGAYLALADRIMGPDWVSPSTFRIGASALHAELVRALEAAP
- a CDS encoding purine-nucleoside phosphorylase — encoded protein: MAPEEAAVAYLRTEGFAAPYALAIVTGTGLGALVEAVEDRRSLAYAAVPGFPAPGVTGHGGRLHRGRLAGRPVLVFEGRAHAYERGEAAAMRVPLAAARALGAKRLLLTNAAGSLRPEVGPGRLVMLSDHINLSGFNPLIGEASDARFVPMTEAYDAGLRAALGAAAEDIGLPLATGVYAWFSGPSFETPAEVRMAGILGADLVGMSTVPETILARFLGLPVAAVSVVTNLAAGIAGGDPHHAETKAVAAQAGADLARLAAAFAGRLPEA
- a CDS encoding cytidine deaminase, with translation MTEPDLDALFEAAAAVRARAHAPYSGFAVGAALLDEAGGIHAGCNVENAAYPVGTCAEAGAIATMIAAGGREIRAILVLADSPDPVTPCGACRQRIREFAHPGTPIFSGSPEAVRARYTLDQLLPASFGPEHLAHGA
- a CDS encoding DUF2093 domain-containing protein, which encodes MLGRYDRGSAGGEAKVEYGDGTMRVVKPGTYVRCAVTGEPIPLDALRYWNVDRQEAYATPEAAMQRLKEIGAAR
- the lpxK gene encoding tetraacyldisaccharide 4'-kinase, giving the protein MRPPGFWSRPPTHPLARLLAPAGRFYGGLTADRMDRSGAAPPCPVLCVGNFTLGGAGKTPTALALARLLRGIGRTPAFLSRGYGGRLAGPLIVDPARHGAADVGDEPLLLARAETTVVARDRPAGACLCAEAGADVIVMDDGLQNPSLTKTLSLAVVDGGAGIGNGLPFPAGPLRAPLARQWPHVAGLVLVGDGAPGAALASEAEAHGLPVHRAILRPEDGADWTGRRVVAFAGIGRPQKFFETLRSLGAEIVAERAFPDHHPFRAGDLAKLSALAAKEGAGLVTTEKDAVRLPADMRLAVSVLCVALSFVEEAGLRRQLAAAFPDA